Proteins encoded within one genomic window of Mesobacillus subterraneus:
- a CDS encoding metal ABC transporter ATP-binding protein — protein MDTNDYIVQVQDLYYRYDKENVLENINLSIRKGSFLAIVGPNGSGKSTLLKLMLGLIKPQQGSISLFGQDIGKFKEQQKIGFVSQKANSFNTGFPATVFEVVASGLTKKLGLFNFLKKNDHSKIKEAIDSVGMGKFLDRNIGELSGGQQQRVFIARALVSEPELLILDEPTVGVDVQNVNSFYGMLELLNKEKGITLLLVTHDIGTISEKVTNVACLNKNMHFHGSAEEFEQLKINDVSEIYGHDVHVLTHDHHHHHGGGHLHD, from the coding sequence ATGGACACGAATGATTACATCGTCCAGGTACAGGATCTTTATTATCGATATGATAAAGAAAATGTTCTTGAAAATATAAATCTGTCTATCCGTAAAGGCAGTTTTTTAGCAATTGTGGGTCCGAACGGTTCTGGAAAGTCCACATTGCTTAAGCTAATGCTCGGACTGATTAAGCCGCAGCAAGGTTCAATCAGCCTTTTCGGACAAGATATCGGCAAGTTTAAGGAACAGCAAAAAATTGGATTTGTATCGCAAAAGGCAAATTCTTTCAACACCGGCTTCCCCGCTACCGTTTTTGAAGTAGTCGCAAGCGGGCTGACGAAAAAGCTTGGCCTTTTCAACTTCTTGAAGAAGAATGACCATTCAAAAATAAAGGAAGCGATCGACTCTGTCGGAATGGGGAAATTCCTCGACAGGAATATTGGGGAACTATCAGGAGGCCAGCAGCAAAGGGTATTTATTGCGAGGGCACTTGTCAGTGAGCCTGAATTGCTGATTTTGGATGAACCAACGGTAGGTGTGGACGTTCAAAACGTCAATTCTTTTTATGGGATGCTTGAATTACTCAATAAAGAGAAAGGGATCACTCTTCTATTGGTTACTCATGATATAGGGACGATTTCAGAAAAAGTCACAAATGTGGCCTGCTTGAACAAAAACATGCATTTCCATGGAAGTGCTGAGGAATTCGAACAATTGAAGATAAATGATGTTTCGGAGATTTATGGTCATGATGTCCATGTATTGACACACGACCATCATCATCATCATGGAGGGGGGCACCTTCATGATTAG